One window of the Epinephelus moara isolate mb chromosome 24, YSFRI_EMoa_1.0, whole genome shotgun sequence genome contains the following:
- the mon1a gene encoding vacuolar fusion protein MON1 homolog A, with protein MDGEVQRPTVSWENGTLAPGDRLRTDRAESPTPGLVEGTEPGAGQKSAMFVHAQSFEDLTAEAEEEVHREAELDKSEDCAEELKALVGEKTIEEQHNNDITSESRAKEEDVCSEAWRSHKKHVFVLSEAGKPIYTRYGTEEALSSTMGVMMALVSVLEADKNIIRSIHADGCKVVFLTKSPLVLVGVSRTCQTDKELLRELQYIYYQIVSLLTLTQLNHIFQHKQNYDLRRLLAGSEYLTDNLLHRLDRDPGLLLSAVTCLPLASSARDVVSSSLQAAKSKSLVFSILVAGDRLVTLVRKKDQFLHHIDLHLVFNLVGSSSSFREGEGWTPICLPKFNTAGFFHAHISYLEHASDVCLILVSTDREDFFNMSDCKQRFMERLSKRSAYQALKEALKSPSYSVDQVGIPELRHFLYKSKSSGLYTSPEFPEVYKSDEEQERVMGLYQDLHSCLHHPTRPLRTFYRCSETENLLAWVTSGFELYLCFSPLGTKAMAVSAVNKLLKWIRKEEDRLFILSPLTY; from the exons GTGCCGGTCAGAAGAGTGCTATGTTCGTCCATGCACAGTCTTTCGAGGATCTGACCGCTGAGGCTGAAGAAGAGGTTCACAGAGAGGCTGAACTAGACAAATCGGAAGACTGTGCAGAGGAACTCAAAGCGCTGGTGGGAGAGAAAACCATAGAGGAGCAGCACAACAATGACATAACATCAGAGAGTAGGGCTAAGGAGGAGGACGTGTGCAGTGAGGCATGGAGGAGCCACAAAAAACACGTGTTTGTGCTGAGCGAGGCTGGAAAGCCAATCTACACCCGCTACGGCACGGAGGAGGCTCTGTCCAGCACCATGGGGGTGATGATGGCCCTTGTATCCGTCCTTGAGGCCGACAAGAACATCATTCGTTCCATCCATGCAG ATGGCTGTAAAGTGGTTTTCCTCACCAAGAGCCCTCTGGTCCTGGTGGGTGTGTCTCGAACCTGTCAGACAGACAAGGAGCTGCTGCGGGAGCTGCAGTACATCTACTACCAGATCGTCAGCCTGCTTACCCTCACCCAGCTCAACCACATCTTCCAGCACAAGCAGAACTACGACCTGCGCCGCCTGTTGGCTGGCTCTGAGTACCTTACTGACAACCTGCTGCATCGGCTGGACCGAGACCCCGGCCTGCTGCTGAGCGCTGTCACCTGCCTGCCTCTGGCCAGCTCTGCCAGGGACGTGGTCTCATCAAGCCTGCAGGCCGCCAAATCCAAAAGCCTGGTGTTCTCCATCCTGGTGGCGGGTGACCGCCTGGTTACTCTGGTGAGGAAAAAGGACCAGTTCCTGCACCACATAGACTTGCACCTGGTCTTCAACCTCGTCGGCTCCTCCTCGTCCTTTCGAGAAGGTGAAGGCTGGACGCCTATCTGTCTGCCAAAGTTCAACACTGCAGGATTTTTCCATGCTCACATTTCTTACCTGGAGCATGCTTCTGATGTCTGCCTCATCCTGGTCTCAACTGACCGAGAGGACTTTTTTAACATGTCTGACTGCAAGCAACGCTTCATGGAGAGGTTGAGCAAGCGCAGTGCCTACCAGGCTCTGAAAGAGGCACTTAAAAGTCCCAGCTATTCTGTGGACCAGGTCGGCATACCGGAGCTCAGGCACTTCCTCTACAAATCAAAGAGCTCAGGGCTGTACACCAG TCCAGAGTTTCCTGAGGTGTACAAGTCTGATGAAGAGCAGGAAAGGGTGATGGGATTGTACCAGGACCTCCACAGCTGCTTGCATCATCCAACCAGACCTCTCCGCACCTTCTACCGCTGCAGCGAAACTGAAAACCTGCTGGCATGG GTGACAAGTGGCTTTGAGCTCTACCTCTGCTTCAGTCCGCTGGGAACCAAGGCTATGGCTGTGTCTGCTGTCAACAAACTGCTGAAGTGGATCAGGAAGGAGGAGGATCGCCTCTTCATCCTGAGTCCTCTCACATACTGA